A window from Kovacikia minuta CCNUW1 encodes these proteins:
- a CDS encoding ISKra4 family transposase (programmed frameshift) translates to MTPEEEQAVAYHVRELAKLLYKDADASQTPMTNLGEIEAAVREQIQKHVTPEMGGFFIETVTGTTEGYPRQLKSILGTLPLTSEQANQLGVSKGSQLSPYLEMCCLRISANVSYAHATEDVALLTGVRVSPKTQQRLVQRQSFAHPTVQLTDAVNQVSLDGGQMRFVTPKGEPSEWKQYKAVRLDTDGIGMAWFQDNAALVNWVQDQPLQSPLYCIGDGHPGIWNLLSQLVEDDQRIEILDWYHLMENLHKVGGSLQRHAQARQLLWRGQVDAAIAVFEDCALEQAKCFQNYLREHRHRIVNYEYFQAEGLCAIGSGDVESWVKQIDRRIQLSGASWNPEHAPQVLAHRCAYLNGSLDPQHLFLSRR, encoded by the exons ATGACACCGGAAGAAGAACAAGCCGTTGCGTATCATGTTCGCGAACTTGCCAAACTGCTGTACAAAGATGCTGACGCTAGTCAAACGCCCATGACCAACTTGGGAGAAATCGAAGCAGCGGTGCGCGAGCAGATTCAGAAGCACGTAACACCCGAGATGGGCG GTTTTTTTATCGAAACAGTTACGGGCACAACCGAAGGGTACCCGCGACAGCTAAAAAGCATTTTAGGAACGCTGCCACTGACCAGCGAACAAGCCAATCAATTGGGAGTGAGCAAAGGGAGTCAATTGAGTCCCTATCTGGAGATGTGTTGTTTGAGAATCAGTGCGAATGTGTCCTATGCTCATGCCACAGAAGATGTGGCCCTTTTAACCGGAGTGCGGGTGAGTCCGAAAACTCAGCAACGCCTGGTGCAACGTCAGTCGTTTGCCCACCCCACAGTGCAACTGACGGATGCGGTCAATCAAGTCAGTTTGGACGGTGGACAAATGCGCTTTGTCACGCCCAAGGGCGAACCATCCGAGTGGAAGCAATACAAAGCGGTCCGGTTGGACACCGATGGCATCGGCATGGCGTGGTTTCAGGACAATGCGGCATTGGTCAATTGGGTGCAAGACCAACCGTTACAATCCCCCTTGTACTGCATCGGGGATGGACATCCGGGCATTTGGAATCTGCTGAGCCAACTCGTCGAAGATGACCAGCGCATTGAGATTCTCGATTGGTATCATCTGATGGAAAATCTGCACAAAGTGGGTGGGTCGTTGCAACGTCATGCTCAAGCCCGTCAACTGCTTTGGCGTGGGCAAGTAGATGCAGCCATTGCGGTATTTGAGGATTGTGCTCTCGAGCAGGCAAAGTGTTTTCAAAACTATCTCCGGGAGCATCGTCATCGCATTGTCAATTATGAGTATTTTCAAGCGGAAGGATTGTGTGCGATTGGTTCTGGAGATGTGGAATCTTGGGTGAAACAGATTGACCGTCGGATTCAGTTATCGGGAGCCAGTTGGAATCCAGAGCATGCACCCCAAGTTCTAGCCCACCGCTGCGCTTATTTGAATGGTTCTCTCGATCCTCAACACCTTTTTCTCTCAAGAAGGTGA
- a CDS encoding DUF2795 domain-containing protein: MAKVNPIQMQKYLKGVDYPARKQDLLERAKQEGADENVCLTIEQLPDEEFETPADVSKAFGKID; the protein is encoded by the coding sequence ATGGCTAAGGTAAATCCAATCCAAATGCAGAAATACTTGAAAGGGGTTGATTACCCGGCGCGCAAACAAGATTTGCTTGAACGTGCGAAGCAAGAAGGTGCCGACGAAAATGTATGTTTAACCATTGAGCAACTTCCCGACGAAGAATTCGAAACCCCCGCAGATGTAAGCAAGGCATTTGGCAAGATTGATTAG
- a CDS encoding Gfo/Idh/MocA family protein translates to MNDKQKIRYAVVGLGWFAQSAALPAFAHAENSELAALVSDDPVKLAEISQKSEGIQRTFSYEEYNDLLSSGLIDAVYIALPNHLHCDFAVRAAEAGVHVLCEKPMAVTEDECEAMIKAAHKNQVKLMIAYRLHLEESNLQAVEIVRSGQIGEPRIFNSVFTQQVEADNIRVNRSVGGGTLNDIGIYCINAARYLFQDEPIEVFATSANNGEPRFSEVAEMTSAILRFPGDRLATFTCSFGAAKVSTYQIVGTKGDLQVDPAYATQGDVKHKLTINGETQEQTFPSHDQIAAEFVYFSDCILQNKDPEPSGKEGLIDVRIIRALDHSIETGNFVKLDLPERQQRPTGTQAIQRPPVQGKPDLIHAADPAGKS, encoded by the coding sequence ATGAATGATAAACAAAAAATTCGCTATGCAGTAGTCGGTCTGGGGTGGTTTGCCCAGTCTGCTGCTTTACCAGCCTTTGCCCATGCTGAAAACTCCGAGTTAGCTGCGCTCGTTTCTGATGATCCAGTCAAACTAGCAGAAATCTCTCAAAAGTCCGAGGGCATACAACGCACCTTTTCCTATGAGGAATACAATGACTTGCTCAGTAGCGGGTTAATTGATGCAGTTTACATTGCCTTACCCAACCATCTGCATTGTGACTTTGCTGTACGGGCAGCTGAAGCGGGTGTGCATGTGCTTTGTGAAAAACCGATGGCGGTTACTGAAGATGAATGCGAGGCGATGATTAAGGCGGCTCATAAGAACCAGGTGAAACTAATGATTGCCTATCGGTTGCACCTGGAGGAATCAAATTTGCAAGCAGTGGAAATTGTCCGATCGGGGCAAATTGGTGAGCCGCGCATTTTTAACTCGGTGTTTACACAACAGGTTGAAGCAGACAACATTCGGGTTAACAGGTCGGTGGGAGGTGGTACGCTCAATGATATTGGGATTTACTGTATCAATGCTGCCCGATATCTATTCCAGGATGAACCGATCGAAGTCTTTGCCACCAGTGCAAATAACGGCGAACCCAGGTTTAGTGAAGTGGCGGAAATGACCAGCGCGATTCTGCGGTTTCCGGGCGATCGATTGGCAACCTTTACCTGTAGCTTTGGAGCGGCTAAGGTTTCAACCTATCAAATTGTGGGGACTAAAGGCGATTTGCAGGTCGATCCAGCCTATGCCACCCAGGGTGATGTGAAACATAAGCTCACAATTAACGGTGAAACTCAGGAACAAACCTTCCCATCCCATGACCAGATTGCAGCTGAGTTTGTCTACTTCTCTGACTGCATTTTACAAAACAAAGATCCAGAGCCATCTGGCAAGGAAGGGCTAATTGATGTACGAATTATTCGCGCCCTTGATCACTCCATTGAAACTGGAAACTTTGTGAAGCTTGATCTTCCTGAGCGTCAGCAGCGTCCAACAGGTACTCAGGCGATCCAGCGTCCTCCTGTGCAAGGAAAGCCAGACTTAATCCACGCGGCTGATCCCGCAGGTAAATCGTGA